In the genome of Passer domesticus isolate bPasDom1 chromosome 2, bPasDom1.hap1, whole genome shotgun sequence, the window GCTATATACAACATAAGGGGGACCTGGTTTTAAAGCAGTTTGCCATCTGCAAGAGCTcactcctggtaaaacacccaGAGATTAAAAAATGGGATGTAAAAGTTAGCAGGAGTACACCCTGGCACCTGTAGCAGCATTTTTGCATAGACTATGCTGTATTCCAGCACAGCTATTTCCAGATGGcactgtattttttaatttccctttgAAGTTGACTGCTATCACACATATATACCATACAACAAAGATGTACACAAGGGTGAATTATTGCCTGTTCTTTGTTGTACACTCTTTCCCAAACATCTGGAGATTTATTTATGTAGCATTTAGTCTTCCTCAGAAGAGAATCTTTGCCTGGAAAAACAGTATATGCAGCAGCTACAAAAGAtaaggagaaaaagaacagtATGGCTAATAATGAGAACACCAACAGCAAAAATGTACAGGGTTTTGTCACAGTAATCCTGAGGCTGATGAAAAGGTGGGATGAAATTTGGTAGATACACAGAAAAAACCCAGTAGTTCCCAAGAATGAAccagagaaagaggaaaaggctgagggTTAGATGGACGTAGTACTTGTGAGCATTCTGCCTCCAGGGATACTcatcgtcatcatcatcatcaatcACAACAGACTTGGAAAGCAGCTGCCTCATCCTGGTTGAGTCGTACAGCAGGAGAGTCACCTGGAGGCattgggaaagaaaagggaataAGTAAAGTGGCTGCAGAGAGTCTGAACACCTTCTGGCTACTGCCAGTCTTTGGGCTAAAAAAAATTGGATGTGGGAAAATAGTGTTAAGAGAAAGCCAAGGAGCCACAAATGCAGCAGGTACTGCTggaaaataatgcattttttttcttataggTTATTCACCAGTGAGGGTCatacattggaaaaaaattgctgaTGGAAAGGCATGAGAACAGATTGTGTAGGGagatggcagcagctcccacgcTGGAGACTTTTAAGAACAGATTACAGTAACTGCTAAATGACTTAAGTAGTGTAGTTCCTGCCTTGTAGTGGatacatttttctcttctaaCTCTATTTTTCCATGGTTATAAAGTTGAATCAGCTTATATCAAATTATGAAGCATATAGACTATGACTTAAACCTCAAAGAAATTGCTTTAGATACTTGCAATGTACTGTTGTCAAATTTTCTTCAATTAAGTGTAATTTTCCTAGATTTTCCCATTCCTGCCTTCAGTTGAAACTAGCAGAGAAATATATGGAATACCATGATGCCAGGTGGTTAGGAAGGTCTGGTATTTAGGGAAATGCAGTAGGACTCATCAGTGATGCCTGGATTTCTCGTTTAGTCTTGGCAGTACAAACAACACAGCTAGATTCACTGGGGTTCTCGGTCATATTCTCTTTCACAGAGTTATAATCTGTGCTCACTCTTCTGCTTGAAATGAAAGAGAAGAGCATCCCTCACTTTACACTCTTCTTTCTCCAGAACACTGGCCAAGGAAAACCTGTTTGGGTATATATTTTTCCAGGTTCAGATTTTATTCCCTGTGCCCCATTTTCAATAGGAAAAGCTTAGCAAGAGAATCCAGAGTTTTCTCTTATTCTTACTTTTATCTGGAAAACTGTTTGGttatatataaattattaaaCATTTGTTCACAAAACCAACTGGTTTTCCAGCCCAGATGTTGGTACCAGTTTTTGAGAAACACAGTTTAAAGTCCCAGCACCAACATAGGCAAAAAATTATGGTTTTTGCCTATGCTGGTGCTGGGACTTTAAACTGTGTTTCACATCCAGCTGAGCACTCAAAGCAACAGGCTTGCTCAAACTCATCTTCTCATATGAACGCTTATTTTACACAGACTCGTGAGGCACAGGGGGATAAACCTGCCTGGCCAGTGGCTCTGAGGTTTCTGCATGAGGGTGCCTGTGGCTGGACCTGAAGCCTGCTTCAGGCCATTTAGCTTTCAGCTCAGCACTCGGGTTCCATCAAGCTCAGCAGTGAGAATGGGGTTAAATGGCAGATGGGTATTGGGTATCAGGCAGCCAGAGAGACCTCCCAGGTAGATTTATAAATCTCAACTGCATCTAAGTAGTTCACAGAAAGTGCATTTAATTCTTATGGATATTGCCTTGCCAAGCGTGATTGAAGAAATTGCTGGCAGTCGCTCACATTGTTACTAGCTGCTGAACATACATTTATGGAGCAGCGTGGCATGCATTCAGCAGGCCTCTCTGGCTGCTCTAGAATGGTTCAGTTGCCTTGGTGAACAGTCACCATTGCTTTTTAAAAGACTGGAGGTGGTAAAGAAATAGATGAGGAGCCTACAGACTGCACAGATCTGGGCTAGAATGACTTGCTATTAGATGCTGTCCATCACAGGACAGCATCCTTTCAGACTTCATCCTGCACCCATCCTCTGACCTTTTAACTTTGAGAGCTCATGCGAGGGCACTGCTGGATGAAGTCAGTGCAGTCCAGTGAACAGAACAGAGGGCAGAGTTCAGACAGGCAAGAAACTTGAATTTGGCTGCAGACCAAGTGCTGAAATAACACATGAGTGAAGCTAATCAAGTTCTGACCAAATGCACTGCCAAACTGCAAAATAAGCAGTCCTGCTGTCAACTGAAG includes:
- the TMEM272 gene encoding transmembrane protein 272 — translated: MAAGLEKACHRCISKIASNACLIFGLLAFLALPLSMTFIGMKFLEDCPVQPLIPLYLLVGGVIGSLKVTLLLYDSTRMRQLLSKSVVIDDDDDDEYPWRQNAHKYYVHLTLSLFLFLWFILGNYWVFSVYLPNFIPPFHQPQDYCDKTLYIFAVGVLIISHTVLFLLIFCSCCIYCFSRQRFSSEED